The Amycolatopsis mongoliensis genome includes a window with the following:
- the phoU gene encoding phosphate signaling complex protein PhoU, whose product MRTAYHAELDSYTSGLAELLDLARSAITRATTALMETDDSVAAEVIAGEEAIHRRHHRLDDEALTLLARQQPVATDLRLLVAGLRVSSDLERMGILARHIAELVRERYPRPVLPDSMNGIVSAMGDIAQRLAREARSALESLDATTATALATEDDEMDRLQQALYRQVLESGEGTDLRTGMDVVQLGRYYERFADHAVSVGKRVAFIVGGHATKSPA is encoded by the coding sequence ATGCGTACCGCCTACCATGCCGAACTCGACAGCTACACCAGCGGGCTCGCCGAGCTCCTCGACCTCGCCCGGTCCGCGATCACCCGGGCGACCACCGCGCTGATGGAGACCGACGACTCCGTGGCCGCCGAAGTCATCGCCGGCGAGGAGGCGATCCACCGACGCCACCACCGGCTCGACGACGAAGCACTCACGTTGCTCGCCCGCCAGCAGCCGGTGGCCACGGATCTGCGGCTCCTTGTGGCCGGTCTGCGGGTGAGCAGCGATCTCGAGCGGATGGGCATCCTCGCGCGGCACATCGCGGAGCTCGTGCGCGAGCGGTACCCGCGGCCCGTCTTGCCCGATTCGATGAACGGCATTGTCTCGGCGATGGGCGATATCGCGCAACGGCTCGCCAGGGAAGCCCGCAGCGCCCTCGAATCCCTCGATGCCACAACGGCCACCGCGCTGGCCACCGAGGACGACGAAATGGATCGGTTGCAGCAGGCCCTGTACCGCCAGGTCCTCGAATCCGGCGAGGGCACCGATCTCCGGACCGGAATGGACGTCGTCCAGCTCGGACGGTACTACGAGCGATTCGCCGACCACGCGGTCTCGGTCGGCAAACGGGTGGCCTTCATCGTCGGCGGGCACGCGACGAAATCGCCCGCATGA
- a CDS encoding CYTH and CHAD domain-containing protein, protein MTDQQGGRVGRYFPFPAAPGLSLAGTPGQGRWARVNGPSVATCRHVPQPAAMSPIRRKDHRQLLQAFRPQTSEATARSVADMREEELKFSVNAEFVLPALATLAPQGGAVVRAGTRRLSATYYDSADLRLARSGVTLRHRTGEDGPPWHLKLPTGTANVREELTAAGPAGEPPPELTRLVTGWLRTAALVPVVSLDTLRDTWEIRGRTGETLVELVDDTVTVRDGRETVDRFRELEVERKARGDVAAAAMRRAARLLTDAGARGGEFVPKAIRALGPKALEPSDITPPGTLGHRPTGGEVVTRALRRTVVRMIDYDVRVRRLEPDAVHQMRVCCRRLRSDLRVFAPLVDPAFAAPVIEHVRWLGGVLGEPRDAEVLHARLHRTANADPLAPLDERAITVLDTDLTDRERCALHALAESMNTRRYAEILDALVEAARYPRLTAQARRPATHTLPRRVAKAWHHLETAAQLKPLDSDESWHAARIQAKRARYAAEAVAPAIGREASRLAHAVAGVQDVLGDHHDAVIAAQQWAELAERHPEDPAVTLTCGRLIERERAAARADRAQFDHVWARATRSGFTHWLRSQRS, encoded by the coding sequence GTGACCGATCAGCAGGGTGGCCGCGTGGGCCGCTATTTCCCGTTCCCCGCGGCTCCAGGGTTGTCACTTGCAGGTACGCCGGGTCAGGGTCGTTGGGCCCGGGTCAACGGGCCGTCCGTCGCTACGTGCCGGCATGTGCCGCAGCCGGCTGCGATGTCACCGATCCGCCGGAAGGACCATCGTCAGCTGTTGCAGGCCTTCCGACCGCAGACGTCCGAGGCCACCGCTCGTAGCGTCGCAGACATGCGGGAAGAGGAACTGAAATTCTCGGTGAACGCCGAGTTCGTCCTGCCGGCATTGGCTACGCTCGCGCCCCAGGGCGGTGCGGTTGTCCGGGCGGGCACCCGCCGGTTGTCGGCGACCTACTACGACTCCGCCGATCTGCGGCTGGCCCGTTCCGGCGTGACGCTGCGCCACCGCACCGGCGAGGACGGCCCTCCCTGGCATCTGAAGCTGCCGACCGGGACCGCGAACGTACGCGAGGAGCTGACCGCGGCGGGGCCGGCGGGCGAGCCCCCGCCGGAACTGACCCGGCTGGTCACCGGGTGGCTGCGCACCGCAGCGTTGGTTCCGGTGGTGTCCCTGGACACGCTCCGCGACACGTGGGAGATCCGCGGCCGGACCGGCGAGACGCTGGTCGAGCTGGTCGACGACACCGTCACAGTCCGCGACGGCCGCGAGACCGTCGACCGGTTCCGCGAGCTGGAGGTCGAACGCAAGGCCCGCGGTGACGTCGCCGCGGCGGCCATGCGGCGGGCCGCGAGGTTGCTCACCGACGCCGGGGCGCGGGGTGGCGAGTTCGTGCCCAAGGCGATCCGGGCGCTCGGCCCGAAGGCGCTGGAGCCGTCCGACATCACCCCGCCTGGCACCCTCGGGCACCGGCCGACCGGGGGCGAGGTCGTCACGCGTGCCCTCCGCCGGACCGTGGTGCGCATGATCGACTACGACGTGCGGGTACGGCGCCTCGAACCCGATGCCGTACACCAGATGCGGGTGTGCTGCCGCCGGCTGCGCAGCGACCTGCGGGTCTTCGCGCCCCTGGTCGACCCTGCATTCGCCGCCCCGGTCATCGAGCACGTCCGCTGGCTGGGCGGCGTGCTCGGCGAACCCCGGGATGCCGAGGTCCTGCACGCCCGGCTGCACCGCACCGCGAACGCCGACCCCCTGGCACCACTGGACGAGCGGGCCATCACCGTCCTGGACACCGACTTGACCGATCGGGAGCGCTGCGCACTGCACGCGCTGGCCGAGTCGATGAACACCCGCCGTTACGCCGAGATCCTCGACGCCCTCGTCGAGGCCGCCCGGTATCCCCGGCTCACCGCGCAGGCGCGGCGTCCCGCCACCCACACCCTGCCACGCCGGGTCGCCAAAGCCTGGCACCACCTTGAAACCGCCGCGCAGCTGAAACCCCTCGACTCCGACGAATCCTGGCACGCCGCCCGCATTCAAGCGAAACGCGCCCGCTACGCAGCCGAAGCCGTCGCCCCGGCCATCGGCCGGGAGGCCTCCCGACTGGCACACGCCGTCGCCGGAGTCCAGGACGTCCTCGGCGACCACCACGACGCCGTCATCGCCGCCCAGCAGTGGGCCGAACTCGCCGAACGGCACCCGGAAGACCCGGCGGTGACACTCACCTGCGGCCGGCTCATCGAACGTGAACGCGCCGCCGCCCGCGCCGACCGAGCCCAATTCGACCACGTCTGGGCCCGGGCAACCCGTTCCGGGTTCACTCACTGGCTTCGAAGCCAACGATCGTAG
- a CDS encoding three-helix bundle dimerization domain-containing protein: protein MSTHPSPRERLEIRSVIQRLTVKFATAHSAGHIQDVVDESYRTFDDARIRDFVPLLTERRARRELAKANS, encoded by the coding sequence ATGTCCACTCACCCCTCGCCCCGCGAACGCCTCGAAATCCGGTCGGTCATCCAGCGGCTGACCGTGAAGTTCGCCACCGCCCACAGCGCCGGCCACATCCAGGACGTGGTGGACGAGAGCTACCGCACCTTCGACGACGCCCGGATCCGCGATTTCGTCCCGCTGCTCACGGAGCGGCGAGCCCGTCGCGAACTGGCGAAAGCGAACTCGTGA
- a CDS encoding L,D-transpeptidase, with protein sequence MTSAGVRLLVAAVVIGLTVAGCSGSPSSEPPKETASSSAAKPAPKPAVVTLSPAKDAKDVAPGEPVSVSVADGKVGEVKLTGADGKVVAGKPRADGSGWDSAEPLGYNKAYKLTATATGSDGKPVTQESSFTTVKPTRQLGVSVNLEEGETVGVGMPLIFTFSGNVADKAAAEKALKVTAEPATEGAFRWSGDKQVTWRPKDYWKSGTKIKVDAAVYGKALGNGSYGREDKAITGAIGDKLVAVADGQTHQMTVTINDKEVKTMPTSMGKPGHNTPAGNYTVMSEHNGYTMDSSTYGVPADSPGGYRTFIQYAVRLSYSGIFYHSAPWSVRQQGHSNVSHGCLNLSTANAKWLMDTSKKGDIVTVQNSGGPKLEATDGWSVWQMSWDEWRTAAN encoded by the coding sequence ATGACGAGTGCGGGGGTGCGGCTGCTGGTGGCCGCGGTCGTGATCGGCCTCACGGTGGCCGGCTGCAGCGGTAGCCCTTCGAGTGAACCTCCGAAGGAGACGGCGTCCTCGAGTGCGGCGAAACCCGCGCCGAAACCCGCCGTGGTCACGCTCAGTCCTGCGAAGGACGCCAAGGACGTCGCGCCCGGTGAGCCCGTCAGCGTCAGCGTTGCCGACGGGAAGGTCGGCGAGGTGAAGCTGACCGGGGCCGACGGCAAGGTCGTCGCCGGGAAGCCGCGTGCCGACGGTTCGGGGTGGGACTCCGCCGAGCCGCTCGGCTACAACAAGGCCTACAAGCTGACCGCGACCGCGACCGGCTCCGACGGCAAGCCGGTGACGCAGGAGTCGTCGTTCACCACCGTCAAGCCGACGCGGCAGCTCGGCGTCTCGGTGAACCTCGAAGAGGGTGAGACCGTCGGGGTCGGGATGCCGCTGATCTTCACCTTCAGCGGGAACGTCGCCGACAAGGCCGCCGCCGAGAAGGCGCTCAAGGTCACCGCCGAGCCGGCCACCGAGGGGGCCTTCCGCTGGTCCGGCGACAAGCAGGTGACCTGGCGGCCGAAGGACTACTGGAAGAGCGGCACCAAGATCAAGGTCGACGCCGCCGTCTACGGCAAGGCGCTCGGCAACGGCAGCTACGGCCGCGAGGACAAGGCGATCACCGGCGCGATCGGCGACAAGCTCGTCGCGGTCGCCGACGGCCAGACCCACCAGATGACGGTCACGATCAACGACAAGGAGGTCAAGACCATGCCGACCTCCATGGGCAAGCCCGGCCACAACACCCCGGCTGGGAACTACACCGTCATGAGCGAGCACAACGGCTACACCATGGACTCCAGCACCTACGGTGTCCCGGCCGACAGCCCCGGCGGGTACCGCACCTTCATCCAGTACGCGGTGCGCCTGTCCTACAGCGGCATCTTCTACCACTCCGCGCCGTGGTCGGTGCGGCAGCAGGGGCACAGCAACGTCAGCCACGGCTGCCTCAACCTGTCCACCGCGAACGCGAAGTGGCTGATGGACACGTCCAAGAAGGGTGACATCGTCACCGTCCAGAACAGCGGCGGCCCGAAGCTCGAGGCCACCGACGGCTGGAGCGTCTGGCAGATGTCCTGGGACGAGTGGCGGACCGCCGCGAACTAG
- a CDS encoding winged helix-turn-helix transcriptional regulator encodes MEDPCQAREVLGIVGDKWALLVVRMLKDGPRRFTELKRSIDGISQRMLTVTLRDLERDGILTRTVFAVMPPHVSYELTPMGRTLREATAPLLEWSITHLPLIAAARAEYDGR; translated from the coding sequence ATGGAGGACCCGTGCCAGGCCCGGGAAGTCCTCGGGATCGTCGGGGACAAGTGGGCGCTGCTGGTCGTGCGGATGCTCAAGGACGGCCCGCGGCGCTTCACCGAGCTCAAGCGGTCCATCGACGGTATCAGCCAGCGGATGCTCACCGTGACCCTGCGTGACCTGGAGCGCGACGGGATCCTGACGCGCACGGTCTTCGCCGTCATGCCGCCGCACGTCAGCTACGAACTGACCCCGATGGGCCGGACCCTGCGCGAAGCCACCGCGCCGCTGCTCGAGTGGAGCATCACGCACCTGCCGCTCATCGCGGCCGCCCGCGCGGAGTACGACGGCCGCTAG